The DNA segment CCGCGAAGTTCGCCGCGCACGCGCTCGTCGCGGTCCTCCGCCTCGAGCTCGCCGGCGAGCCGATCCGCGTGATCGAGATCGCGCCCGGCATGGTGCACACCGAGGAGTTCTCCCTGGTCCGCTTCGGCGGCGACCGGGAGCGCGCCGACAAGGTCTACGCCGAGGTCCCGGCCCCGCTGGTCGCCGAGGACGTCGCCGCGGCGATCGTGTCCTCCGTCGAGCTGCCGCCGCACGTCAACCTCGATCTGGTGACCATCAAGCCGGTGGCGCAGGCCGCCCCGCACAAGGTGATCAAGGGCGCGCTCACCCCGAAGGCGTGACAGGTGCCCGTCGCGGGGCCCCGTGATGTGACGCGGGGCCTCGCGACGCTCTAGCCTGTCCCTCATGGTTTCCGACGCCGACGACTCCGCCGCCCTCCTCGCCGCCACGGAGAAGGAGGTCCTCGGCTGGCTCGAGTTCGGTGACGCCGCTCGCCATCTCGCCGACGACGTCGTCGCCTCCGGCTATCGTCCGGAGCTGGTCGTGGCCATCGCGCGCGGCGGTCTGCTGCTCGCGGGCGCGGTCGCCTACGCGCTGGGCATCAAGAGCTGCGGTGCGCTGAACGTCGAGTTCTACACCGGCGTCGAGGCGCGGCTGGCCGCCCCCGTCGTCCTGCCGCCGCTGCTGGACGAGGCGTCGGTGCGCGGGAAGCGCGTCCTCCTGGTCGACGACGTCTCCGACTCCGGCCACACCCTCGCCCTCTCGGTCGACCTGATCCGCGCGATGGGCGCCGAGGTGCAGACCGTCACGCTCTACACCAAGCCCCGCACGGTGCTCGAGCCCGACTTCTTCTGGCGGCGCACGCCGCGCTGGATCGTCTTCCCCTGGTCGGCGCTGCCCCCGGTGGCCGGCGCCCTCGCGGAGGACGACGAGTGAGCGTCCACCTGATCGGCGGCGGCGGCGGAGCGGAGCACGACCCGCAGCTCTACGGAGCGTTCCTGGCGGAGGCGCACGACCGCGCCGTCGACGCCGGCCGCATCGAGGGCCCGCGGATCGCGATCGTCGTCGTGCACGACGGCCTCGGCCCCGAGGTCTACGCGGGCTGGGCCGCGACGCTCGCCACGGTCGGCAAGCTCCTCCCGTTCGCGGTCATGAAGCCCGAGGGCGGCCGGATCGACCCCGCGGTCTTCGACGACGTCGACGGGATCTTCGTCGGCGGCGGACTCACCCCCGCCTACCGCGACGCGCTCGAGGCGTCCTTCCCGCGCCTGCGCGACCTCGTCTCCTCCGGAGTGCCGTACGCCGGCTACTCGGCGGGCGCCGCGGTCGCCGCCGACCGGGCGATCGTCGGCGGCGACCGCATCGGCGGAGTCGCCGTGGCACCGGAGCACGCGGCCGAGGAGCTGGACGAGGTGACGGTGCTCGAGGGCATCGGCCTCGTCGACGTCTCGATCGACGTGCACGCCGCGCAGTGGGGCACCCTCGGCCGCCTGGTCGCGGCCGTCGAGGCCGGACTGGTGGACGGCGGCGTCGCGATCGACGAGTCGACGGTCCTCACCGTCGGCACGGGCGCCCTGCGCGTCCGCGGCGCCGGCTCGGTCTGGCGCGCGAGCGCGGGCGAGGCCGGAGTGTCGGTCGCCACCCTTGCCGCGAGCTGAGCGTGGACCTGCAGGAGCTGGCGGGTGCCGGCCTGATCGACCGCGCCTGGGCCGAGGCGC comes from the Rathayibacter festucae DSM 15932 genome and includes:
- a CDS encoding phosphoribosyltransferase, which translates into the protein MVSDADDSAALLAATEKEVLGWLEFGDAARHLADDVVASGYRPELVVAIARGGLLLAGAVAYALGIKSCGALNVEFYTGVEARLAAPVVLPPLLDEASVRGKRVLLVDDVSDSGHTLALSVDLIRAMGAEVQTVTLYTKPRTVLEPDFFWRRTPRWIVFPWSALPPVAGALAEDDE
- a CDS encoding Type 1 glutamine amidotransferase-like domain-containing protein, with the protein product MSVHLIGGGGGAEHDPQLYGAFLAEAHDRAVDAGRIEGPRIAIVVVHDGLGPEVYAGWAATLATVGKLLPFAVMKPEGGRIDPAVFDDVDGIFVGGGLTPAYRDALEASFPRLRDLVSSGVPYAGYSAGAAVAADRAIVGGDRIGGVAVAPEHAAEELDEVTVLEGIGLVDVSIDVHAAQWGTLGRLVAAVEAGLVDGGVAIDESTVLTVGTGALRVRGAGSVWRASAGEAGVSVATLAAS